One Amorphoplanes digitatis genomic window carries:
- a CDS encoding pyridoxal phosphate-dependent decarboxylase family protein, whose translation MDPRLAADLAALPELLESTRGYATGVLGGLDERPAAHPPVPHAAEPLPAEGTGLAAALATFAERWAPGFSGSAGPRYLGFVTGGATPAALAGDWLTGVFDQNGSSEVGSAGGELERETLGWLRELFGLGAGQSGAFVSGATMSNFVGLAIGREWLGERLGVDVARQGAHALGPVEVLSGAPHSSIYKALSMVGLGRDAVRQVPVRPGREAVDVAALRDALAARRGRPAIVVANAGTVNTVDFDDLRAIAALREEFPFWLHVDAAFGAFAALSPEHAPLLDGLAEADSVCVDLHKWLNVPYDSAVQYTRRPDLQARVFGNSAAYLGPLTERPDFLHLTPENSRRLRALATWFSLAAYGRAGHRDIVERNVASARRVGARLAELPGVRLLAPVRLNVVCLAVPGDPAEVARALADTGEAFVTPTVYAGTPALRLAFSNWRTAEADEERIVAAFRKVL comes from the coding sequence ATGGATCCTCGACTCGCCGCCGACCTCGCGGCCCTGCCGGAGCTGCTCGAGTCCACCCGCGGGTACGCCACCGGCGTCCTCGGCGGCCTGGACGAGCGCCCGGCGGCCCACCCGCCCGTGCCGCACGCCGCGGAGCCGCTGCCCGCGGAGGGCACCGGCCTTGCCGCGGCGCTCGCCACGTTCGCCGAACGCTGGGCGCCCGGATTCTCCGGCAGCGCCGGCCCCCGCTACCTGGGCTTCGTCACCGGCGGCGCCACACCGGCCGCGCTCGCCGGCGACTGGCTGACCGGCGTCTTCGACCAGAACGGCAGCTCGGAGGTCGGCTCCGCGGGCGGCGAGCTGGAGCGGGAGACGCTCGGCTGGCTGCGGGAGCTGTTCGGCCTGGGCGCCGGCCAGTCCGGTGCGTTCGTCAGCGGCGCGACCATGTCCAACTTCGTGGGCCTGGCGATCGGCCGCGAATGGCTCGGCGAACGGCTCGGGGTCGACGTGGCGCGGCAGGGTGCGCACGCGCTGGGGCCGGTCGAGGTGCTGTCCGGCGCGCCGCACTCCAGCATCTACAAGGCACTGTCCATGGTGGGCCTCGGGCGCGACGCGGTGCGGCAGGTGCCGGTCCGGCCCGGCCGGGAGGCGGTCGACGTGGCGGCGCTGCGCGACGCGCTCGCCGCCCGCCGGGGCCGGCCGGCGATCGTGGTCGCCAACGCGGGCACCGTCAACACCGTCGACTTCGACGACCTGCGGGCGATCGCCGCGCTACGGGAGGAGTTCCCGTTCTGGCTGCACGTTGACGCCGCGTTCGGCGCGTTCGCCGCGCTCAGCCCGGAGCACGCGCCGCTGCTCGACGGGCTGGCCGAGGCCGACTCCGTCTGCGTCGACCTGCACAAGTGGCTCAACGTGCCGTACGACTCGGCGGTGCAGTACACCCGCCGGCCGGACCTGCAAGCCCGGGTGTTCGGCAACTCGGCCGCGTACCTCGGCCCGCTCACCGAGCGGCCGGACTTCCTGCACCTGACGCCGGAGAACTCCCGGCGGCTGCGGGCGCTGGCCACCTGGTTCTCGCTCGCCGCGTACGGCAGGGCGGGGCACCGCGACATCGTGGAGCGCAACGTCGCCTCGGCGCGGCGGGTCGGCGCGCGCCTGGCGGAGCTGCCCGGGGTGCGGCTGCTCGCCCCGGTCCGGCTCAACGTCGTCTGCCTGGCGGTGCCGGGCGACCCGGCCGAGGTGGCCCGGGCGCTCGCCGACACCGGCGAGGCGTTCGTGACCCCGACCGTGTACGCCGGCACGCCCGCGCTGCGGCTGGCGTTCAGCAACTGGCGTACCGCCGAGGCCGACGAGGAGCGGATCGTCGCCGCCTTCCGGAAGGTGCTGTAG
- a CDS encoding PepSY-associated TM helix domain-containing protein, with protein sequence MAIAPDVTEPVAAVESAPRRAPSGRSFGPLLLRLHFYAGILVAPFILVAAMTGLLYTLTPTLDKIVYSDELVVADPGDAALPVAQQITAARAAHPEGTLTAVRVGESDATTQVDFTSPELSAESELVHTVYVDPYTAKVTGRLTTWWTSTPLTTWLDRFHRDLHLGKTGELYSEFAASWLWVIALGGVFLWWRRLRGNRTARRLLAPDLAARKGVRRTRSWHAATGIWLTLGLLILSATGLTWSGYAGANFSAALDALQGNRPSVATELAAGGGHHGGASSGTGEGADPAAVDAVLTGARGAGLDGPLQVSVPADGASAWTVSQNDNLWPVRLDSVAVDSTGTVTDRVDFADWPLLAKLTSWGVQAHMGILFGLVNQLLLAALAIGLICVIIWGYRMWWQRRPTRADRRALVGTAPARGAWQQLPAWGIAVGVPLVFGLAWALPLFGVPLLAFLLIDVAIGAVRKAPVSPAP encoded by the coding sequence ATGGCCATTGCCCCCGATGTCACCGAGCCCGTCGCGGCGGTCGAATCCGCGCCGCGGCGCGCACCGAGCGGCCGGAGCTTCGGCCCGTTGCTGCTGCGCCTGCACTTCTACGCCGGCATCCTGGTCGCCCCGTTCATCCTGGTGGCGGCCATGACCGGCCTGCTGTACACCCTCACACCGACGCTGGACAAGATCGTCTACAGCGACGAGCTCGTCGTCGCCGACCCGGGCGACGCGGCCCTGCCGGTGGCCCAGCAGATCACCGCGGCGCGCGCCGCGCACCCCGAGGGCACGCTGACCGCCGTACGGGTGGGCGAGAGCGACGCCACCACCCAGGTCGACTTCACCTCGCCGGAGCTGAGCGCGGAGTCGGAGCTCGTCCACACCGTGTACGTCGACCCGTACACGGCGAAGGTGACCGGCCGGCTGACCACCTGGTGGACGTCCACGCCGTTGACCACCTGGCTGGACAGATTCCACCGCGACCTGCACCTCGGCAAGACGGGCGAGCTCTACTCCGAGTTCGCCGCCAGCTGGCTGTGGGTCATCGCCCTCGGCGGCGTGTTCCTGTGGTGGCGCCGCCTGCGCGGCAACCGCACCGCCCGCCGCCTGCTCGCCCCCGACCTGGCCGCCAGGAAGGGCGTGCGGCGCACCCGTAGCTGGCACGCCGCCACCGGTATCTGGCTCACACTGGGCCTGCTGATCCTGTCGGCGACCGGCCTGACCTGGTCCGGCTACGCCGGCGCCAACTTCAGCGCCGCCCTCGACGCCCTGCAGGGCAACCGGCCCTCCGTCGCCACCGAACTGGCCGCCGGCGGCGGACACCACGGCGGAGCCTCTTCCGGTACGGGCGAAGGCGCCGACCCGGCCGCCGTCGACGCCGTCCTGACGGGCGCCCGCGGCGCCGGCCTCGACGGCCCGCTACAGGTCAGCGTGCCGGCGGACGGCGCCAGCGCCTGGACCGTCAGCCAGAACGACAACCTGTGGCCGGTACGCCTGGACAGCGTCGCGGTCGACTCCACCGGGACGGTCACCGACCGGGTGGACTTCGCCGACTGGCCGCTGCTGGCCAAGCTCACCTCCTGGGGCGTGCAGGCCCACATGGGCATCCTGTTCGGCCTGGTCAACCAGCTCCTGCTCGCGGCGCTGGCGATCGGCCTGATCTGCGTGATCATCTGGGGCTACCGCATGTGGTGGCAGCGCCGCCCCACCCGCGCCGACCGGCGCGCGCTCGTGGGCACCGCGCCCGCGCGCGGCGCCTGGCAGCAGCTGCCGGCGTGGGGCATCGCGGTCGGCGTACCCCTCGTCTTCGGGCTGGCCTGGGCGCTGCCGCTGTTCGGCGTACCGTTGCTGGCTTTCCTGCTGATCGACGTGGCGATCGGCGCCGTACGCAAGGCACCGGTCTCGCCCGCTCCCTAA
- a CDS encoding O-methyltransferase yields the protein MTQMIDPAVAAYVQANCTPADDVLRDLAAETTDLFPDAAEMQVSHDEGRLLTMLVQLTGAAYAVEVGVFTGYSALCIARGLPADGRLLACDVSEEWTTLARKYWRRGGVEDRIDLRIAPAEQTLRALAADPVIDFAFLDADKTGYPAYYEALVPRLRPGGLLVIDNVLLGGRVLDPTPGRPAHLAVQRLNETVLRDDRVDSVMLPVRDGVTLIRKR from the coding sequence ATGACTCAGATGATCGATCCCGCCGTCGCCGCGTACGTCCAGGCGAACTGCACCCCCGCCGACGACGTCCTGCGCGACCTCGCCGCCGAGACGACCGACCTGTTCCCCGACGCCGCGGAGATGCAGGTCTCCCACGACGAGGGCCGGCTGCTGACGATGCTGGTGCAGCTCACCGGCGCCGCGTACGCGGTCGAGGTCGGCGTCTTCACCGGCTACTCGGCCCTGTGCATCGCCCGGGGCCTGCCCGCCGACGGCCGGCTGCTCGCCTGCGACGTGTCCGAGGAGTGGACGACGCTCGCCCGCAAGTACTGGCGCCGGGGCGGGGTCGAGGACCGCATCGACCTGCGGATCGCCCCGGCCGAACAGACGCTGCGGGCGCTGGCCGCCGATCCCGTCATCGACTTCGCGTTCCTCGACGCCGACAAGACCGGCTATCCGGCGTACTACGAAGCCCTCGTGCCGCGCCTGCGCCCCGGCGGCCTGCTGGTCATCGACAACGTCCTGCTCGGCGGCCGGGTCCTCGACCCGACACCCGGCCGGCCGGCCCACCTGGCGGTCCAGCGCCTCAACGAGACCGTGCTGCGCGACGACCGCGTCGACTCGGTGATGCTCCCGGTCCGCGACGGCGTCACCCTGATCCGGAAACGATGA
- a CDS encoding helix-turn-helix domain-containing protein codes for MRDEERGDLVLSEPDQFRALGHPLRHRLVLALRQRPATLAQLAAALGATKGTVGYHVKILEQAELVRVAYVRRVRGGTEQYYEPTSERLRIAADAPVGGDFLVRAALSEMLPPDEAAPDVTILRHLRLTTAQARTLAASLERFADGDDLPERQTGEPYGVLLSLYRANVPTLPEDPETADAKTIHIG; via the coding sequence GTGCGAGACGAAGAACGCGGCGACCTGGTGCTGAGCGAGCCCGACCAGTTCAGGGCGCTCGGCCATCCGTTGCGGCACCGGCTCGTGCTGGCGCTGCGGCAGCGCCCGGCGACGCTCGCGCAGCTCGCGGCGGCGCTCGGGGCGACGAAGGGCACCGTCGGCTACCACGTCAAGATCCTCGAGCAGGCCGAGCTGGTGCGGGTGGCGTACGTCCGGCGGGTGCGCGGCGGCACGGAGCAGTACTACGAGCCGACCAGCGAGCGGCTACGGATCGCCGCCGACGCCCCGGTCGGGGGCGACTTCCTGGTCAGGGCCGCGCTGAGCGAGATGCTCCCGCCCGACGAGGCGGCGCCCGACGTCACCATCCTGCGGCACCTCCGGCTCACCACCGCGCAGGCGCGCACGCTGGCGGCGAGCCTCGAGCGGTTCGCCGACGGCGACGACCTCCCCGAACGGCAGACCGGCGAGCCGTACGGCGTGCTGCTCAGCCTGTACCGGGCGAACGTTCCCACCCTGCCCGAGGACCCGGAAACCGCTGATGCGAAAACAATTCACATCGGCTAG